The window aaatacatcaAATTTCCTATCCTATCCTTTATCTCTCCCTCTATCCAACGTTTATTTTCTGCATAATTTCTTACATATACTTTTTGAccaatattaaatttcgaaTTTGTATCTAAACTATTATGTTTTTTTGGAAACATTGCTGTTAAAATTGTTCGTGGTTGACGTCCATGCAATAGCTCTGCAGGTGATTTGCCTGAAATTGGGTTTGGAGTTGTTCTGTATATTActagatatttatataaagctTGCTCTTGCATGGGTTCTTCCtgacatattttataaaaagatgtcTTAAAAGTTCGGACAAAACGTTCTGCTAATCCATTTGACGCTGGATGAAACGGTGCGgttgttaaatgttctattgaGTTAACTTCGCAAAAACGCTTAAATCCTGATGAAGTGAATTGTGTGCCATTATCACTTACTATTGTCTGTGGCAAACCTTCTAtgccaaaatatattttgtgaacCAATTATAGTAGATTTTGTTGTAGCTGCAGACACTTGTCGAACATATGGAAATTTGGAATATGAATCTACAACGATAAGCCACATCTTTTTGAAGAAAGGACCagcaaaatctaaatttattcTTTCCCATGGTTGTGTTGCTTCTGGCCACgacgaaaatttttgtttagggTTTGTACTATTTTCTTGACatattgaacatatttttgatactttttggaAACTATACATATCTTCTGGCAAGTTCTTTCATTCTGCTTGTACCCCAGTGACCTTCATGtaacatatttaaaactttagaaCGAAGTGCGTTAGGAATAATTACACGCGTGCTTTCATTGTGAAGGAGGAGTACACCCTTCTCTAAGGAAATAGAatgttttcttacaaaatatgGGTGAATTACATTATCCGGTTTGATATTGTCTGGCCATCCATTCATTACGTAATTAGatacaattttcaaatgttCATCTTCTTTAGTGAACTAAGATATGATATTTGCATCAATAGGACATTCTTCTAAAATGGTACTGTAAACTTCGTCAATAAGTAGTATATCCGATTCTTTTCTATCAAATGTCAATGTCATCACCAACCGGCAATCTTGAAAGTGCATCTGCATTAGCATGATGGTTTGTTGATTTATACTTAATTGTATAATCATAAGCTTGCAAAGCAATGGCCCATCGTTGAAGCCTGTGCAAAGTCATAACAGGAAGTTTTTTGAAGGGAAGAAATAGTGTTGTTAAAGCTTGATGATCAGTAACTAATTCAAAGTGTCTACCATAGAGATATTGATGGAATTTCGTAACACCAAAAATTATAGAAAGTGCCTCTTTCTCTATTTGAGAATAATTAACTTGACTGGAATTAAGAGTTTTTGAAGCAAAACAAATTGGTTTCTCAGATCCATCGGGAAATCTATGAGACAAAACGGCTCCAATTCCGTGCTTTGAAGCATCAGTGGCCATAATAATTGGATATTTGTCATTGTAATGAACTAACTGAACTATATTCACAATATCATGTTTCAAAGTCTGAAAAGCAGATTCTTGTTGCTCACCCCAAACGAATTTCACATTCGCTTTTCGTAATTCATTTAAGGGTGAtgcagtttttgaaaaatttggaaTGAACTTGTAGTAATTTATTTTCCCTATAAATGCTTCTAACTCTTTAATATTTGACGGTATATGCATTTGTCGAATGGGCTCTAATCTCTTTTCTGATGGTTTTATACCATCACAGTCAATGGTGTGACCATCATATTCAACTGACGATTTTGCAAAACAACACTTTTCAGCTTTACATTTAAGACCATGGAATTTAAGTTTGTTCAGAACATCTGTTAAATTCTTAATATGTTCATCATTTGTTCTACCTGTTATTATGATATCATCAAGATAAACGGCACATCCTGGAATACCTGCTACAATTTCCTCCATTAAACTATGAAAGATTGCAAAAGCTCTAGAAATGCCGAATAGCATtcgttaatatttatataaaccgAATGGTGTATTAATGACCATGAATTTCTTAGAATTTTCGGAGAGTTCAATTTGTAAGTATACGTCActcaaatcaatttttgaaaaatattgaccTCCTTGGAGTTTATGAAAAAGGTCCTCAATACGTGGTATGGGGTATCTGTCAACTTCAATTTGAGAATTTAAAGTTGCTTTGAAATCTGCACATATTCTTATAGAACCATTGGGTTTTCTTGCCACAACTATAGGTGATGCCCACTCGCTAGAGTTAACAGATTCTATCACATCGATTGATTCCAGACGACGAATTTCGTTACGACCTTTCTCATATATAGCAAATGGTATGGAATATGGCTTCATGAATTTCGGAacagaattttgttttaaacttaaattggctttaaatgttttacaatGTCCAAGACCAtcagaaaatattataataaaatctttacGAACATTATTCAGATATATTTCTAAAGTTTCACGAGATTAATTCTCTAtctgtaaacattttttatttggtaaatCATAGTATGGACATTTTATCTCGAACTTCAATTGTTGAAATAAGTCGTATCCAAATATATTAGTCACATGATCAATATTTACTACATAGAgatctaatttttttctttcattaccTATTTCGACTTCGACAGATATCATTCCTCTTAATGATAATAGTGTACCACCATAGGATTTGTGTACTTTGCTAGTAGGAGTGCACATTGGActatttagttttctataaacgTCTAATCCAATAAGGGAGCATGAAGCTCCAGTACACTGTTTACACTTGAAGTCTCGATTTCTTCTATTTGACTGATCGAATTTTCTTCAAACGAAGTCTCCAGAACTTGACGAACATTTTGACGAGTATTACTCTGATCAGGAAAACATTCCTTTTGTGAGGTGTTTGCTTGTGATTGACATACTTTCGCTATATGTCCCAATTTATGACACTTATTACATTTGGTTTTATTCTTGAAGTGAAAACATGAAATTTGCCACAACCTGGACAGgactgaaaagaattttttgaGATATTAGTTTGTAATCGATTTGATGAACGAATAGCATTAACGTCAGTTGTTAATTCTGTGTTACATTCTATTTCATTGGATGCATTTACAGTTGCTTCgaaaattgaacaaatttgTAGCACTTCATCTAATGAAGGATTTGACTTTTGTAGGCAAGCGGATCTAACTTTCTCATGGGGCGTATATAATACGAGCATATCTCTTATTTTATTGTCGACATACGATTCCCTGCAGTTTTCGTTACTACATATGAAACTACATTCTCTTGCAGCTCCGCGCAATTCGGCAACCCATTCAGCATAACTTTGATTTGCTTTCTTTCTCATttgattataaaatttgaatcgaGCAGCTAAGATATGTTGCTTTTTCAGGAAATGTTCGTTTAAAGCACTTACTAATTCCTTGTATGATTTCTCTTCAGCTTTTCCCTCGAACAATTTTTGCAATAGTTCTAATATATCAGCTCCAACCCAACTAAGAAAACATGAACGTTTAGTATCATCACAAGATATGGagtttgctttaaaataatgttccATTTGAAAATGATAGGTAGACCATTTGTCCAAGTCTgtattaaaatttccaaatagtGGTATTGAGGGTGCGGTTTGGTTTTTAGAAACTACATCTTCCATTACAGCCTTATTCTGAGCAAGAATTTGCGTAATAAATTGTTGATTCGATTCCTGGAATTGTCGAATTATTTGAGACAGAGCGTTCACATCCATGTTTAAGTATTATATTTAAAGGTCTTCCTCGTCGCCAAATGTAATTAGATATttcagtaatttttataaaaatattaggtctttatttaatgaaaatttaatttaaattgaaaatatgaaatttttttgaaatataaatatatgacaatagattaaaaaacaaataaaagttataatttttaaacaagcaAGTAGATATATTTATAACACAAAATGTCATATCTGTGGTCTAAATCACCCTTTAAAGTACTGTCGCAGATTTAAAGAATGGTTATTGCCTTAACTGTCTGGCCTTTGATCACTCACGTCAGTGGTGCACTTCACGAGAACGTTGCCAGTTTGAATATGGTCCCAACAAGCTGTGCAATGCTAGACATCACACAATTCTACATCGTGAAGAACGGGACCGAACGCGGCACGCTGACAATTCCAACATCAAACCCAATCAAAAAACCAATTCCGAACCTATTGGAATCAAATTCGATAGACAGTTATGTTACGCTATCGAGACAAGAGCCTACTTGGCTAATTCAACCTCCGCTGGTACGAGTAAACATGAACCATCGGGGATCGAAAATGTATACAACCTTTGTAATCAATCCAAAGGTAGAGAACACCTATGTTTTAGCAGAGGTAGCGAGATGGCCACCAGAATTTAACTCAATAACCGATAAGCAAGGAAATCAGTGCGGTCTTTTTGTTTTAGAGCCCGCATTTCCACATAAAGAGTCAGATGAAATTATAGTCAAATTACCTATAAAGCCATATCTAGATGTCAACATATCTGGGCCCATTAACGACAGTGCGTTCATGATGCATTTTAAGCATTACCACCCTCTAGGACATCCATTCTTCAATACCTGGCGAGAAGTAGATGGAGTACTTAGTAGATATATTGCCCAGAAAATTCTCTCCAATGAAGTTGAAGTACCATTAGAAGACGGGCCCTGTGCTCAAAAATCCAAATTTGATTGTATAATCTATGGTCCTTGGAAAGGGTGCATTTgccattattatttatatacaaaaaataatatatttacattattatttatagtGTAGATGAAATTTCCATATTTactctttttatattttccttttatattcatttttgtACTCATTCTTATTTGCaattacattattttgtttttgttttaataatccTCAGATCTCAACCTTTatggtttttagttttaagaaattaaaacaaaattgttaactTATCTAAAGCAGCAAGAGgctgttaataaatttaatagaattggAAGCTTTTGGTGTCTTTTCTCCCACAAGGGAATTTGATCTGGGATAAGCAAGCTCCCCCAGTTCTACAATCGGCAtgtttattggtacaggtttagaaatgcggtaatttaaggccccgatatggttgcaaatatctttcaTAGTtgtcatgttattgcagtcgtttatatatctttaataattaatggcataatatatttttagaaaatgtccaattggatagatcggttgaattattttcccaggtttaaaaaggcggtagtttgaggttccgatatggctgcaaataacattgacagttttcacgctatgacagtcatttatcaatcattttaaagcattatgattgcactttaatatgatatatcatttgtagcataatgtgtatttttagaaattggtcaatttgatagatcggtagaattattcttctatgtttaataaacgcagtaatctgaggttctgatatggttggtatatttattggtacaggtttggaaatgcggtaatttaaggctccgatatggttgcaaataacttttatagtttttatgacaTAGcggtcgtttatatatctttttattgcattatagttgccatttgttttggtatataatttgttgcataatatatttttaaaaaatggctaattggatagatcggtagaattattttcacagctttaaaaacgcggtaatttaaggttccgatgcgaataacattgacagttttcacgctatgacagtcatttaggcataattttaaagcaatataattgcactttaatatggtatatcatttgtagcataatgtgagttgttacaaattggtcaatttgatagatcggtagaattattgttctatgtttaataaacgcggtaatctgaggttccgatatggttgcaattaacttttatgcactattttaaagcattaaaattgccatttgttttggtatataatttcttgcataatgtatttttagaaattggccaatttaaaaaggcggtaatttgaggttccgatatggttgtgaataactttgaaagttttcatgctatgacagtcatttatgcatcattttaaagcattatgattgcaatttaatttggtaaatcatttgtggcataatgtgtacgtctaaaaaatggtcaatttgaaggatcggtaaaattgtctatgttaaaaaatatgtttaaaaacgctgtgatttgaggttccgatatggttgtaaataactttaacagttttcatgccaagacagtcgtttatacatcattataaagcattacagttgcactttgttttggtgtataatatgtggcataatgaatttttacaaaaattggatagatcgttatatttattggtacaggtttagaaatgcggtaatttaaggctccgatctggttgcaaatatcatttatagttttcatgttattgcagtcgtttatatatctttttattgcattatagttgccatttgttttggtatataatttattgcataatatatttttagaaaatggccaattgtatggatcggtagaattattttcacagctttaggAACGCgttagtttgaggttccgatatggctgcaaataacattgacagttttcacgctatgacagtcatttatgaaacattttaaagcattatgattgcactttaatatggtatatcatttgtagcataatgcgtatttttagaaattggtcaatttgatagatcggtagaattattgttctatgtttaataaacgcagttaTCTGAGGTTcggatatggttgcaattaaatttggcagtattcgtgctaggacagtcgtttatgcaccattttaaagcattaaaattgccatttgttttggtatataatttattgcataatgtatttttagaaaatggccaatgggatagatcggtagaattatttttccaggtttaaaaaggcggtaatttgaggttccgatatggttgtgaataactttgaatgttttcatgctatgacagacatttatgcatcatttaaagcattatgattgcactttaatttggtaaatcatttgtggcataatgtgtacgtctaaaaaatggtcaactTGAACGATCGGTaaaattgtctatgttaaaaaatatgtttaaaaacgctgtgatttgaggttccgatatggttgcaaataactttaacagttttcatgccaggacaatcgtttatatatcattttaaagcattagtgTTGCACTTTGTtctggtgtataatttgtggcataatgaatttttacaaaaattggatagatcggtatatttattggtacaggtttagaaatgcggtaatttaaggctccgatctggttgcaaatatcatttatagttttcatgttatagcagtcgtttatatatctttttattgcattatagttgccatttgttttggtatataatttattgcataatatatttttagaaaatggccaattggatggatcggtagaattattttcatagctTTAGAAACGTgttagtttgaggttccgatatggctgtaaataacattg of the Lucilia cuprina isolate Lc7/37 chromosome 2, ASM2204524v1, whole genome shotgun sequence genome contains:
- the LOC111689674 gene encoding uncharacterized protein LOC111689674; amino-acid sequence: MDVNALSQIIRQFQESNQQFITQILAQNKAVMEDVVSKNQTAPSIPLFGNFNTDLDKWSTYHFQMEHYFKANSISCDDTKRSCFLSWVGADILELLQKLFEGKAEEKSYKELVSALNEHFLKKQHILAARFKFYNQMRKKANQSYAEWVAELRGAARECSFICSNENCRESYVDNKIRDMLVLYTPHEKVRSACLQKSNPSLDEVLQICSIFEATVNASNEIECNTELTTDVNAILLSRLWQISCFHFKNKTKCNKCHKLGHIAKVCQSQANTSQKECFPDQSNTRQNVRQVLETSFEENSISQIEEIETSSVNSVLELHAPLLD
- the LOC124420889 gene encoding uncharacterized protein K02A2.6-like; the protein is MKPYSIPFAIYEKGRNEIRRLESIDVIESVNSSEWASPIVVARKPNGSIRICADFKATLNSQIEVDRYPIPRIEDLFHKLQGGQYFSKIDLSDVYLQIELSENSKKFMVINTPFGLYKY